A single Flavobacterium sp. 1 DNA region contains:
- a CDS encoding rhodanese-related sulfurtransferase, whose translation MQLYNTLSAEERAIMIDDAGKQRLTLSFYAYAKIQDPKQFRDDLFIAWNKLDALGRIYVATEGINAQMSIPEENLEAFRATLEVYDFMKGIRLNEAVEHDDHSFLKLTIKVRHKIVADGLNDETFDVTDIGVHLKAKEFNEILDDPNTIVVDFRNHYESEVGYFKDAITPDVETFRESLPIINEQLQNHKEDKNLVMYCTGGIRCEKASAYFKHQGFKNVFQLEGGIINYAKQIKEEGLESKFIGKNFVFDNRLGERITDDIVSQCHQCGKPCDNHTNCENDGCHLLFIQCDDCKTAMENCCSTECLDIIHLPLVDQVRLRTGQQVGNKVFRKGKSENLRFKHSGDLSVNEKAKQKPADIRQKGKVKKALLGKAEHYYVKPQVGQFTVENHEVNSGDKILISGPTTGNQELVLEKMIVDGAATATAKIGDKVTFEVPFRIRLSDKIYKILE comes from the coding sequence ATGCAACTGTACAACACCTTAAGCGCAGAAGAAAGAGCCATCATGATTGATGATGCCGGTAAACAACGTCTTACGTTGTCTTTCTATGCGTATGCCAAAATTCAAGATCCCAAACAATTTCGCGACGATTTATTTATTGCCTGGAATAAGCTCGATGCTTTAGGCCGAATTTATGTCGCTACCGAAGGAATAAATGCCCAAATGAGTATTCCTGAGGAAAATTTGGAGGCTTTTAGAGCAACTCTGGAAGTGTATGATTTCATGAAAGGCATTCGTTTGAATGAAGCGGTAGAACATGATGACCATTCGTTTTTGAAACTTACCATCAAAGTGCGCCACAAAATTGTTGCTGACGGTCTGAACGACGAAACTTTTGATGTAACCGATATAGGCGTTCACTTGAAAGCCAAAGAATTCAATGAAATTTTGGATGATCCAAACACTATTGTAGTTGATTTTAGAAATCACTACGAAAGTGAAGTAGGCTATTTTAAAGACGCCATCACTCCAGATGTAGAAACTTTTAGAGAGAGTTTACCGATAATCAATGAACAGCTTCAAAACCACAAAGAAGATAAAAATCTGGTAATGTATTGCACCGGAGGAATCCGCTGTGAGAAAGCAAGTGCTTATTTTAAGCATCAGGGTTTTAAGAATGTTTTTCAATTGGAAGGCGGGATTATCAATTATGCAAAGCAAATCAAAGAAGAAGGCTTGGAAAGCAAGTTTATCGGAAAGAATTTCGTTTTCGATAATCGTCTTGGCGAAAGAATTACAGATGATATTGTTTCGCAATGCCACCAATGCGGAAAACCATGCGACAATCATACCAATTGTGAGAATGACGGATGCCATTTGTTATTCATCCAATGTGATGATTGCAAAACGGCTATGGAAAACTGCTGTTCTACGGAATGCTTGGACATTATTCACCTGCCTTTAGTTGATCAGGTGCGATTGAGGACTGGACAACAAGTTGGGAATAAAGTTTTCAGAAAAGGGAAATCTGAAAACCTTAGATTCAAACATTCCGGCGACCTGAGTGTAAACGAAAAGGCGAAGCAAAAACCTGCGGATATTCGTCAAAAAGGAAAAGTTAAAAAAGCACTTCTTGGAAAAGCGGAACATTATTATGTAAAACCACAGGTAGGACAGTTTACGGTTGAAAATCACGAAGTAAACAGCGGAGATAAAATCTTAATTTCTGGACCAACAACGGGTAATCAGGAATTGGTTTTAGAAAAAATGATAGTTGACGGAGCCGCAACCGCAACTGCTAAGATTGGTGACAAAGTTACTTTTGAAGTTCCTTTTAGAATTAGATTGTCAGATAAAATATATAAAATTTTAGAATAA
- a CDS encoding GNAT family N-acetyltransferase: protein MSIEWKIKPFEALTVTELYDILQLRSRIFVVEQNCVYLDMDGKDKTALHLFGVYEDKIVAHARLFKAGVSFDNASIGRVTVDSDYRDRKWGHDLMENAIAGILEYFGESQITIGAQLYLKNFYEKHGFVQTSEMSFEDDIPHIEMTKS, encoded by the coding sequence ATGTCTATAGAATGGAAAATAAAGCCCTTTGAGGCATTAACTGTAACCGAGTTATATGATATACTCCAATTGCGAAGCAGAATCTTTGTAGTGGAGCAAAACTGCGTTTATCTTGATATGGACGGCAAGGATAAAACCGCATTACATCTTTTTGGCGTTTATGAAGATAAAATTGTGGCACATGCCAGACTTTTCAAAGCCGGTGTTTCTTTTGATAATGCATCGATTGGAAGAGTTACTGTAGATTCGGATTATAGAGATAGAAAATGGGGTCATGATCTGATGGAAAATGCTATTGCTGGAATCTTAGAGTACTTTGGCGAAAGCCAAATTACTATTGGAGCTCAATTATACCTTAAAAATTTCTATGAGAAGCATGGTTTTGTGCAGACAAGCGAAATGTCTTTTGAAGATGATATCCCACATATAGAAATGACTAAAAGCTGA
- a CDS encoding DUF4837 family protein has protein sequence MPRKSTGKINTISVVIDDQLWNGIIGDSIRNKFASPVEGLSKEEPEFDINQYPINVMEGFVTKSRTIIVVKQGEKNSFTINKNQYAIPQNVIHITGRTLSDLSNLIEKRSPQIIKIIQEGEIKAHQLLLNDSLADTKTIQKQFKLTLKIPKNYSYALKNRSFVWLKSEFPSGSTSLLITQLPTSTISLEGNVLDKVIKVHDSIGTLYIKGKEPTSSLYIDKSYPLYQSQITLDGKQAYETKGTWRLRDSFMFGAFVNYLIVDSKNNRIIYLEGFCYIPSREQRDYMHELESIIKGIKIN, from the coding sequence ATGCCAAGAAAATCGACTGGTAAAATCAACACTATTTCGGTAGTTATTGATGATCAATTGTGGAATGGCATTATTGGCGACAGTATTCGGAATAAATTTGCCAGTCCAGTTGAAGGTTTGTCCAAAGAAGAGCCTGAATTTGACATCAATCAGTATCCTATTAACGTAATGGAAGGTTTTGTTACCAAAAGCAGAACAATCATTGTTGTTAAACAAGGGGAAAAGAATAGTTTTACAATTAATAAAAATCAATACGCCATTCCTCAAAATGTAATCCATATTACAGGAAGGACCCTTTCGGATTTATCGAATCTTATTGAAAAAAGATCGCCACAGATTATTAAAATCATTCAAGAGGGAGAAATCAAGGCACATCAGCTTTTGCTGAATGATTCTTTAGCAGACACAAAAACAATCCAAAAGCAATTTAAGCTCACATTAAAAATTCCCAAAAATTATTCGTATGCTTTAAAGAATAGGAGTTTTGTTTGGCTCAAAAGTGAATTTCCAAGCGGAAGCACCAGTTTACTGATTACGCAATTGCCAACGAGCACTATTAGTTTGGAGGGCAATGTGCTGGATAAAGTTATAAAAGTGCACGATTCCATAGGAACTTTGTACATAAAAGGCAAAGAGCCTACTTCCAGTCTGTATATTGACAAGTCATATCCTCTTTACCAGTCACAGATTACTCTTGACGGTAAACAAGCTTATGAAACTAAAGGAACATGGCGATTGAGAGACAGCTTCATGTTTGGTGCTTTTGTAAATTATCTGATTGTAGATTCAAAAAATAACAGAATCATTTATCTGGAAGGATTTTGCTACATTCCATCTAGGGAGCAACGTGATTATATGCATGAATTGGAATCGATTATTAAAGGCATAAAGATAAATTGA
- a CDS encoding virulence RhuM family protein, which translates to MEESFKEFILYTAPNGQIRVDVLLQDESVWLTQKAIAELFGVQRPAITKHLGNIFDSGELEENSVSSILEHTADDGKIYPTKFYNLDAIISVGYRVNSTKATQFRIWATQTLKEYIIKGFVLDDNRLKQGQTIFGKDYFKELLQRVRSIRASERRIYQQVTDIFAECSIDYDSNADITKNFYATVQNKFHFAITGKTAAEIIFKTADAKKENMGLTTWKNSPNGRVLKSDVIVAKNYLQEKEIKQLERTVTGYFDYIEGLIERENTFTMEQLAESVNKFLNFNDYKVLDGKGKISKLQADKKAIATYEVFNKTQKIISDFDKEIKKLK; encoded by the coding sequence ATGGAAGAGAGTTTTAAAGAATTTATTTTATACACTGCACCAAACGGCCAAATACGCGTTGATGTTTTGTTGCAAGATGAGTCGGTGTGGTTAACTCAAAAAGCAATAGCTGAGTTGTTTGGCGTGCAAAGACCGGCAATAACTAAGCACTTGGGTAATATTTTTGATTCTGGTGAACTCGAAGAAAATTCAGTTAGTTCCATTTTGGAACATACTGCCGATGATGGTAAAATTTATCCAACCAAATTTTATAACCTTGATGCCATAATTTCTGTTGGTTATCGAGTAAACTCTACCAAAGCCACGCAATTTCGTATTTGGGCAACCCAAACTTTAAAAGAATATATTATCAAAGGTTTTGTTTTAGATGACAATCGTTTAAAGCAAGGTCAGACTATTTTTGGTAAAGATTATTTTAAAGAATTACTGCAAAGAGTTCGCTCGATTCGAGCAAGCGAAAGGAGAATTTACCAACAAGTAACCGATATTTTTGCCGAGTGCAGTATTGATTATGACAGCAATGCCGACATCACTAAAAATTTCTATGCCACGGTTCAAAATAAATTCCATTTTGCTATAACAGGCAAAACGGCTGCAGAAATAATATTTAAAACGGCCGATGCCAAAAAGGAAAATATGGGATTGACGACTTGGAAAAATAGTCCAAACGGCAGGGTTTTGAAATCGGATGTGATTGTTGCCAAAAATTATCTGCAGGAAAAAGAAATTAAACAACTGGAGCGTACCGTAACGGGTTATTTTGATTATATAGAAGGATTGATAGAGCGCGAAAATACTTTTACGATGGAACAATTGGCAGAAAGTGTAAATAAATTTCTAAACTTTAACGATTATAAAGTTTTGGATGGTAAAGGGAAAATTTCTAAACTGCAAGCGGATAAGAAAGCAATTGCCACTTATGAAGTTTTTAATAAAACACAGAAAATAATTTCTGATTTTGATAAAGAAATAAAAAAATTAAAGTAA
- a CDS encoding peptidase U32 family protein, with product MTTTNKIELMAPAGNFESLQAGLDNGADSVYFGVEQLNMRARATVNFTMDDLPEIARRCEAKNVRSYLTLNTIIYDHDLSVVKTLLNKAKEANITAVIASDQAVISMAKGIGMEVHISTQLNITNIETIKFYSLFADTMVLSRELSLRQVKKITEQIEKEQIKGPNGKLVEIEIFGHGALCMAVSGKCYLSLHSNNSSANRGACKQNCRKKYTVIDQETGFEIELDNEYMMSPKDLCTIDFLDQVIDSGIQVLKIEGRGRAPEYVATVIKTYREAIDSYYEDSFSKEKIAVWMEALNTVYNRGFWSGYYLGQELGEWSDVSGSMATQKKVYVGKGTHFFPKAEIGQFKIEAYDIKIGDKILVTGPSTGAQEMVIEEMYVNDAVAEKATKGDDCTFKLPFRIRMSDKLYKIVEA from the coding sequence ATGACAACAACAAATAAGATTGAACTCATGGCTCCCGCAGGGAACTTTGAGTCATTACAAGCCGGACTAGATAATGGTGCTGATTCTGTATATTTTGGCGTAGAGCAATTAAACATGCGCGCCCGTGCAACGGTCAATTTCACGATGGATGATCTGCCGGAAATCGCCCGCCGTTGCGAAGCCAAAAACGTTAGAAGTTATTTGACGCTGAACACCATCATTTACGATCACGATTTATCGGTAGTAAAAACACTGTTGAACAAAGCCAAAGAAGCCAATATCACCGCAGTAATTGCCTCAGATCAAGCCGTAATTTCGATGGCGAAAGGAATCGGGATGGAAGTTCATATTTCGACTCAATTGAATATTACCAATATCGAAACCATTAAATTCTACAGCCTATTTGCCGATACAATGGTTTTGAGCCGTGAATTGAGTTTACGCCAAGTAAAAAAAATAACAGAACAAATCGAAAAAGAACAAATCAAAGGACCAAACGGGAAATTAGTAGAAATCGAAATCTTCGGTCATGGTGCTTTGTGCATGGCGGTTTCGGGGAAATGCTATTTGAGTCTTCATTCGAATAACTCATCGGCAAACCGTGGTGCGTGCAAACAAAATTGTCGTAAAAAATATACGGTTATCGATCAGGAAACTGGTTTTGAAATCGAATTGGACAATGAATACATGATGTCTCCAAAAGATTTATGCACGATTGATTTTCTGGATCAAGTGATTGATTCGGGTATTCAAGTCTTAAAAATTGAAGGCCGTGGCCGCGCTCCGGAATATGTGGCTACCGTAATCAAAACCTATCGCGAAGCGATTGACAGTTATTACGAAGATTCATTTTCTAAAGAAAAAATTGCCGTTTGGATGGAAGCATTAAACACTGTTTACAATCGCGGTTTCTGGTCGGGTTATTATCTTGGACAGGAATTGGGAGAATGGAGTGATGTTTCGGGATCAATGGCAACCCAGAAGAAAGTATACGTTGGAAAAGGAACTCATTTTTTTCCAAAAGCTGAAATTGGACAATTCAAAATCGAAGCTTACGACATTAAAATCGGAGACAAAATATTGGTTACTGGTCCAAGCACCGGCGCACAGGAAATGGTTATTGAAGAAATGTACGTAAATGATGCGGTGGCTGAAAAAGCAACAAAGGGAGACGACTGTACTTTCAAATTGCCTTTCCGAATCCGAATGTCTGACAAATTATACAAAATAGTGGAAGCCTAA
- a CDS encoding FKBP-type peptidyl-prolyl cis-trans isomerase, whose product MSCSNDDSKPPIDYSAQNEAEIKAYIANNNLDAKRTNSGLYYVINEAGTGKQPTATSNVTVAYKGYYTDKKAFGQSTDAGITANLQGMITGWIEGIPFFKEGGSGILLIPAHLAYGSDESRGIPAGSVLIFEIKLISVEYSAANDAEIVKYIADNKLNAVKTASGLYYVIDEAGTGKQPTATSNVTVAYKGYFTNKTVFDQSTANGVSFNLQQVIKGWTEGIPYFKEGGSGKLLIPATLGYGSNNYSTIPGGSVLIFDIKLISVN is encoded by the coding sequence ATGTCTTGCAGCAACGACGATTCTAAACCACCAATAGATTATTCGGCTCAAAATGAGGCTGAAATTAAAGCCTATATTGCCAATAACAACTTAGATGCAAAAAGAACAAATTCGGGTTTGTACTATGTGATCAATGAAGCTGGAACAGGCAAACAGCCTACAGCAACTTCAAACGTGACGGTGGCTTACAAAGGTTATTATACTGACAAAAAGGCTTTTGGTCAAAGTACAGATGCTGGTATTACTGCTAATTTACAAGGAATGATAACAGGTTGGATTGAAGGAATTCCTTTTTTTAAAGAAGGAGGAAGCGGTATTCTTTTGATACCAGCGCACTTGGCTTATGGAAGTGATGAATCTCGGGGTATTCCAGCTGGTTCTGTTTTGATTTTTGAAATCAAATTAATTTCGGTTGAATATAGCGCTGCCAATGATGCAGAAATTGTAAAATATATTGCAGACAATAAACTAAATGCTGTAAAAACAGCTTCTGGTTTGTATTATGTAATTGATGAAGCTGGAACAGGTAAACAGCCTACAGCAACCTCGAATGTCACTGTTGCCTACAAAGGTTATTTTACGAACAAAACTGTTTTTGATCAAAGTACTGCCAACGGTGTTTCTTTTAATTTACAACAAGTAATTAAAGGCTGGACAGAAGGAATCCCTTATTTTAAAGAAGGAGGCAGCGGAAAGCTTCTGATACCTGCTACTTTGGGCTATGGAAGTAACAATTACAGTACTATTCCAGGCGGTTCGGTTTTAATTTTTGATATTAAACTAATTTCAGTTAACTAG
- a CDS encoding ferredoxin: MVIVTLQRDKCIGCNYCVEMAPVQFQMSKKDGKSVLIKSVNAKGFYTLKSPDHTIAESCELAAKACPVKIISVKET, from the coding sequence ATGGTTATTGTAACGCTGCAAAGAGACAAATGCATTGGGTGCAATTATTGTGTGGAAATGGCGCCCGTTCAATTTCAAATGTCCAAAAAAGACGGAAAATCGGTGTTGATTAAAAGTGTGAATGCTAAAGGTTTTTACACTTTGAAATCGCCCGACCACACCATCGCTGAAAGCTGTGAATTGGCTGCCAAGGCTTGTCCTGTGAAAATCATTTCGGTTAAGGAAACCTAG
- a CDS encoding CoA transferase subunit A: MINKKVNTVQEALQGIENGMTLMLGGFGLCGIPENSIAELVQKETKNLTCISNNAGVDDFGLGLLLQKKQIKKMISSYVGENAEFERQMLSGELEVDLIPQGTLAERCRAAQAGIPAFFTPAGYGTEIAEGKEVREFNGKMHIMEHAFKADFAIVKAWKGDTAGNLIFKGTARNFNPAMAGAAKITVAEVEELVEAGTLDPNQIHVSGILVQRIFQGEKFEKRIEQRTTRKRE; the protein is encoded by the coding sequence ATGATCAACAAAAAAGTTAATACTGTACAGGAAGCACTTCAGGGGATTGAAAACGGAATGACCCTTATGCTTGGCGGTTTCGGATTGTGCGGTATTCCTGAAAATTCCATAGCCGAATTAGTTCAAAAAGAAACCAAAAACCTAACCTGCATTTCCAATAACGCCGGAGTAGATGATTTTGGACTTGGTCTGCTTTTGCAAAAAAAACAAATCAAAAAAATGATCTCTTCCTATGTAGGCGAAAATGCCGAATTTGAACGCCAAATGCTTTCTGGAGAGCTTGAAGTAGACCTTATCCCACAAGGAACTTTGGCCGAAAGATGTCGTGCGGCACAAGCCGGTATTCCAGCCTTTTTCACTCCAGCTGGCTATGGAACCGAAATTGCTGAAGGTAAAGAAGTTCGCGAATTCAATGGTAAAATGCACATTATGGAACACGCCTTCAAAGCTGATTTTGCGATTGTAAAAGCTTGGAAAGGCGACACTGCAGGAAACCTCATCTTCAAAGGAACGGCCAGAAACTTTAACCCAGCAATGGCTGGAGCTGCCAAAATTACCGTGGCTGAAGTAGAGGAATTGGTCGAAGCCGGAACATTAGATCCTAACCAAATTCATGTTTCAGGTATTTTAGTACAGCGCATTTTCCAAGGGGAAAAGTTCGAGAAAAGAATTGAGCAACGCACAACAAGAAAAAGAGAATAG
- a CDS encoding regulatory iron-sulfur-containing complex subunit RicT: MACTSCSTSDGGAPKGCKNNGTCGTDSCNKLTVFDWLSNMSLPNGEAPFDCVEVRFKNGRKEFYRNTENLTLSMGDIVATVASPGHDIGIVTLTGELVKIQMKKKGVNPTSNEVPKIYRKASQKDIDIWTVARNKEEPMKVRARELAIAQKLEMKISDIEFQGDGSKATFYYTANDRVDFRLLIKDFAKEFSTRVEMKQVGFRQEAARLGGIGSCGRELCCSTWLTDFRSVNTSAARYQQLSLNPQKLAGQCGKLKCCLNYELDTYMDALKDFPEFETKLVTEKGDAICQKQDIFKGLMWFAYTNNFANWHVLKIDQVKEIMAENKLKNKVSSLEDYAIEIITEPEQNFNNAMGQESLTRFDQPKRKKKPNKKPKLAGEKAIVPNNANKQPAIQKSTAPTTPNANNATKEIPVKENPNPNSGNKNRNKNNNRKRNNNNRPPSAENKTDEPRKPIIIKKNENKE, translated from the coding sequence ATGGCATGTACAAGTTGTTCAACTTCTGATGGTGGTGCACCAAAGGGTTGTAAAAATAATGGGACTTGCGGCACCGACAGCTGCAACAAATTAACGGTTTTTGACTGGCTTTCGAACATGAGTTTGCCCAATGGAGAAGCTCCTTTTGACTGTGTCGAAGTCCGTTTTAAAAACGGAAGAAAAGAATTTTACCGCAATACTGAGAATTTAACATTAAGTATGGGGGACATTGTAGCAACTGTTGCTTCTCCTGGACATGATATAGGAATTGTTACGCTTACAGGAGAATTGGTAAAAATTCAAATGAAGAAAAAAGGAGTCAATCCAACTAGTAATGAGGTTCCTAAAATTTACCGTAAAGCTTCTCAAAAAGACATAGATATTTGGACTGTAGCCAGAAACAAGGAAGAGCCGATGAAAGTTCGTGCCCGTGAATTGGCTATCGCGCAAAAACTGGAAATGAAAATTTCGGATATTGAATTTCAAGGAGATGGTTCCAAAGCTACTTTTTATTATACTGCCAATGATAGAGTCGATTTTAGGCTTTTAATCAAAGATTTTGCTAAAGAATTCAGTACCAGAGTTGAGATGAAACAAGTAGGTTTCCGTCAGGAAGCGGCTCGTTTAGGCGGAATCGGTTCTTGTGGCAGAGAATTATGCTGTTCAACATGGTTAACAGATTTTAGAAGCGTAAACACATCGGCAGCACGTTACCAGCAATTGTCATTAAATCCACAAAAATTGGCGGGTCAATGCGGTAAACTGAAATGCTGCTTAAATTATGAACTGGACACTTACATGGATGCCTTAAAGGATTTTCCAGAATTTGAAACCAAATTAGTTACCGAAAAAGGAGATGCCATTTGTCAAAAACAGGATATTTTCAAAGGGTTAATGTGGTTTGCTTACACTAATAATTTTGCTAACTGGCATGTTTTGAAAATTGATCAGGTCAAAGAAATTATGGCTGAGAACAAACTAAAAAACAAAGTTTCATCGTTAGAAGATTATGCAATAGAAATTATTACTGAGCCAGAACAAAATTTCAATAATGCAATGGGGCAGGAAAGCTTAACGCGTTTTGACCAGCCAAAAAGGAAGAAAAAACCAAACAAAAAACCAAAACTTGCCGGAGAAAAAGCCATTGTACCCAATAATGCAAATAAGCAGCCTGCCATACAAAAAAGCACAGCTCCAACTACACCAAATGCAAATAATGCCACCAAAGAAATTCCGGTTAAAGAAAACCCGAATCCCAACAGTGGCAATAAAAACCGTAATAAAAACAACAACCGTAAAAGAAACAATAACAATCGTCCTCCTTCTGCAGAGAACAAAACAGACGAACCTAGAAAACCAATAATTATTAAAAAAAATGAGAATAAAGAATAG
- a CDS encoding penicillin-binding protein 1A encodes MAIKKNNPQKKNIDKDVKYYSRKFWKIYFSGLGIIALFFLFASWGLFGSMPSFEDLENPDSNLATEIISSDGVVLGKYFKQNRSALKYSDLPKNLVQALVATEDARFYEHSGIDGRGTLRAIASLGRSGGASTLTQQLAKQLFHGEGSKFLPFRIVQKMKEWIIAIRLERQYTKNEIIAMYCNVYDFGNYSVGVSSAAKTYFSKEPKDLTIDESAILVGMFKNSGLYNPVKNPEGVKNRRNVVLLQMEKANIITEDQKHQLQSLPITLHFKLESHREGTATYFREYLREYMKKWVEENKKPDGSDYDIYKDGLKIYTTIDSRMQAYAEEAVSAHMANMQEEFFIQSKGNKNAPFVNISEAETERIINQAMKSSHRWDVLKEQDKSDEEIIKTFGEKTKMTIFTWKGERDTIMTPMDSIRYYKHFLQAGVMSMEPQTGNIKVWVGGINYKYFQYDHVGQGARQVGSTFKPFVYATAIEQLNMSPCDSILDGPFMIRKGRHHVTEDWEPRNSDNKYRGMVTLKQALANSINTVSAKLIDKVSPEAVIELTHKLGVKSEIVTQPSIALGAVEITVEDMVAAFSTFANQGVYTKPQFLSKIENKSGEVIYEPIPESHDVLNKDIAFAIIKLLEGVTESGSGARLRTQGGGNGDKRWTGYPYMFKNPIAGKTGTSQNQSDGWFMGMVPNLVTGIWVGCEDRSAHFKSLTYGQGAAMALPIWGYFMNKCYEDKSLTVSKESFERPANLSIKVDCYTPRAATVQDTTVAPQPDTEEFSL; translated from the coding sequence ATGGCTATCAAAAAAAATAACCCTCAGAAAAAAAACATCGACAAAGATGTGAAATATTATTCCAGAAAATTCTGGAAAATTTACTTCTCGGGACTGGGAATTATTGCTTTATTCTTCCTGTTTGCTTCATGGGGTTTATTCGGATCCATGCCTTCATTTGAAGATTTAGAAAATCCGGATTCTAATTTAGCAACCGAAATCATCTCTTCTGACGGAGTAGTTTTAGGTAAATACTTCAAACAAAACCGTTCTGCATTAAAATATTCCGATTTGCCGAAAAATCTGGTTCAAGCCTTAGTTGCAACCGAAGATGCCCGTTTTTATGAGCATTCCGGTATTGACGGAAGAGGTACATTAAGAGCTATCGCAAGTTTAGGGAGAAGCGGTGGAGCGAGCACTTTGACGCAGCAGCTGGCGAAACAGTTATTTCACGGAGAAGGGTCGAAATTTTTACCTTTCCGTATTGTTCAAAAAATGAAAGAATGGATTATTGCCATTCGATTAGAAAGACAATATACTAAAAACGAAATCATTGCCATGTACTGTAACGTATATGATTTTGGTAATTACTCTGTGGGGGTTAGCTCAGCTGCAAAAACCTATTTTTCAAAAGAGCCTAAAGATTTAACCATTGACGAATCAGCTATTTTAGTAGGGATGTTCAAAAACTCAGGGCTTTACAATCCTGTAAAAAATCCAGAAGGAGTAAAAAACCGAAGAAATGTGGTGCTTTTGCAAATGGAAAAAGCAAACATCATTACCGAAGATCAAAAACACCAACTGCAAAGCCTGCCTATCACACTGCATTTCAAATTGGAAAGCCATAGAGAAGGCACAGCCACTTATTTTAGAGAATACCTTCGTGAATACATGAAAAAATGGGTAGAAGAAAACAAAAAACCCGACGGTTCTGACTACGATATTTACAAAGACGGTCTGAAAATCTACACCACAATCGACTCAAGAATGCAGGCTTATGCCGAGGAAGCTGTTTCGGCACACATGGCCAATATGCAGGAAGAGTTTTTTATACAATCCAAAGGTAACAAAAACGCCCCTTTTGTAAATATTTCTGAAGCAGAAACCGAACGCATCATAAATCAGGCGATGAAATCATCTCACAGATGGGATGTTTTGAAAGAACAGGACAAAAGTGATGAAGAAATCATCAAAACCTTTGGCGAAAAAACCAAAATGACGATTTTCACCTGGAAAGGAGAAAGAGATACGATTATGACACCGATGGATTCCATTCGTTACTACAAACACTTTTTGCAGGCTGGAGTTATGTCGATGGAACCGCAAACGGGTAATATTAAAGTTTGGGTTGGAGGTATTAATTACAAATATTTCCAATATGATCACGTAGGGCAAGGAGCCAGACAAGTGGGTTCTACATTCAAACCTTTTGTGTATGCAACCGCAATCGAACAGTTAAACATGTCACCATGTGATTCTATCCTTGACGGGCCTTTTATGATCCGTAAAGGACGCCACCATGTAACCGAGGATTGGGAGCCAAGAAACTCTGATAACAAATACCGAGGAATGGTTACGTTAAAGCAGGCATTGGCTAATTCTATCAATACAGTATCGGCAAAATTAATCGATAAAGTAAGTCCCGAAGCTGTTATTGAACTGACTCATAAATTAGGCGTAAAATCAGAAATTGTTACTCAGCCTTCCATTGCCTTGGGAGCCGTAGAAATAACTGTTGAAGATATGGTTGCTGCCTTCAGCACATTTGCCAACCAAGGGGTTTATACAAAACCGCAGTTCTTATCCAAAATCGAGAATAAAAGTGGCGAAGTAATCTACGAACCGATCCCTGAGTCACATGATGTTTTAAACAAAGACATCGCATTTGCCATCATTAAATTGTTGGAGGGTGTAACTGAAAGCGGTTCAGGAGCAAGGTTAAGAACTCAAGGAGGCGGTAACGGAGATAAACGCTGGACAGGATATCCATATATGTTCAAGAATCCAATTGCAGGAAAAACAGGAACTTCACAAAATCAGTCCGATGGCTGGTTTATGGGAATGGTGCCTAACCTTGTAACAGGTATTTGGGTAGGATGCGAGGACCGTTCGGCTCATTTTAAAAGTCTTACTTATGGACAGGGAGCAGCAATGGCCTTGCCTATTTGGGGTTATTTCATGAATAAATGTTATGAAGACAAAAGCTTAACAGTCTCTAAAGAATCTTTTGAAAGACCCGCTAATCTTTCTATCAAAGTTGATTGTTACACCCCGCGTGCGGCCACTGTCCAAGACACCACTGTAGCCCCGCAGCCCGATACCGAAGAATTCTCTCTGTAA